In Phycisphaerae bacterium RAS1, the genomic window ACGAGTCGCACCGGAGCGTTTACAACCGCTACCGCGACTTGCTGCTCTACTTCGATGCCTTACAGGTAGGCTTGACCGCGACCCCCCGGCACCTGGTATCGCACAACACGTACGAACTGTTCGGTCGCGAGGATAACGACCCCACCGCCTACTACGGCCTGGAAGACGCCGTTGCTCAGAAGTACCTCGTCCCGTTCCAGGTGGAGGAGCACACCACCGACTTTTTGCGACGCGGCATCAAGTACTCGCAGCTCGACGCGTCTCAGAAGCAGCAGCTTGAAGAGCAGGAGGCTGAGCCCCAGCAGATCGAGTTCGAGCAGCAGCAGGTGGACAAGGCTGTCTTCAACAAGGACACGAACCGCCAGATTCTGCGTAACCTCATGGAGCGCGGCATCCGCGATGCCACCGGCACGCGCGCCGGCAAGACGATCATCTTCGCTCGCAATCACAATCACGCGGTGCTGCTACAGAACTTGTTCGACGAGATGTACCCGCAGTACGGCGGAAACTTCTGCCGCGTGATCGATAACTACGACCCGCGGGCCGAAGACCTGATCGACGATTTCAAAGGCGAAGGCACGAACCCGGACCTCGCGATTGCGATTTCGGTCGACATGCTGGACACCGGCATCGACGTGCCCGAGATCGTCAACCTCGTCTTCGCAAAGCCCGTTTATTCGTACGTGAAGTTCTGGCAGATGATCGGCCGCGGCACGCGCCTCCGCGAGAACCTGTTCGGTCCCGGTCGCGACAAGACGCACTTCCTGATCTTCGACCACTGGGGCAACTTCGATTACTTCGAGGAGAAATACAAACCGGCCGACATCAGCCCGCCAAAGTCACTGCTTCAGCGCCTGTTCGAGCAGCGCATTCGGTTAGCCGAGGTTGCACTCGAAAAGCAGGACACAGCCGCGTTCGACTTGGCAATCTCGCTGATCAAGCAGGACATCGCCGACCTGCCGGAGCGCTCCGTCTCGATCCGCGAGAAATGGAAGCAGGTCAAGAACGCTCAACGCGACGAAATCCTCAAGCAGTTCGATGCCGTCGTAAAGAACGTGCTGCGTCAAGACATCGCCCCACTCATGCAGTGGCGCAATATCGCCGGCCACGAGGCCGCGCATCAATTCGACCTGCGCATTTGTCAGGCTCAGGTCGCCAAGCTCGAAGCGGCCAGCCGCTACGCGGACTACAGTGACGACCTGCGCAACCAGGTCGAGCAGCTTCAGATGAATCTCAGCCAGGTCCGGGCGAAGGAAGGCGTCATCGCCGAGGTTCGCCACAGCACGTTCTGGACAAACGCAACGATCGCCGACCTCGACCGCGCCCGCACCGAGCTTCGCGGCGTCATGCAGTACCGCACGCCCTCGACCGGCTCCGCCTTCACGCCGAAGGTGATTGACATCGCTGAGGATGATGCCCTCATCGAGCGCAAGGCGCACAAGGTTCAACTCGAAGGCCTCGAACTCGCCGCATATCGCCAGCGCGTCCAGTCGGTTCTCGACGGCCTCTTTGCCGACAATCCGATCCTCCAACGCATCCGCGCTGGCGAATCGGTTGCGGCGGACGAACTTCAGTCATTGGCCGCCCTAGTCCTCGCGCAAGACCCGGCTCTCGACCTCAACGACCTGCTCGACTACTACCCGGAGACCGCCGGGCATCTCGACCAGGCGATCCGCGCCATCATCGGCCTCGACGGCCAGGCCGTCCGCGAACGCTTCGAGCAGTTCGTCCAGTTGCACCCGGCCCTGAATTCGACGCAGATTCGCTTCCTCGACATGCTACAGAACCACATCGCCCGCTACGGCGCGATCACGGTCGAACGCCTCTACGAGGACCCGTTCACAACGCTCCACACGGACGGTCTCGACGGCGTGTTCACAGACGAGCGTACCGTGCAGGAGTTGCTCGACATTCTCAACAAGTTTTCACCGTCGCGGCCGCAAGGAGGCGCCACCGTATGATCACCGGCAAACTCCGGAACGACATTGACAAGCTCTGGACCGAGTTCTGGACCGGCGGCATCACCAACCCGCTCACGGTCATCGAGCAGATCTCGTTCCTCATGTTCTCGCGATTGCTCGACCTCAGCGCAGCCCGCGAGGAGAAGAAAGCTGCACGCACGGGCCAGAAACCCCACACTGCCTTCGAAGGTCCCGATGACCCGCGCCGCTGGCGCAGCTTCAAGAATCTCGGCGGCGAGCAGATGCTGCCCTTGGTCCGCGACGAAGTCTTCGCTCTTTTCCGCAAAATGGGAGAGCGCGGCAACGGCGACCGGACCACCTTCGGCCGTTACATGGCCGACGCCCAGCTCATGATCCAAAAGCCCAGCCTGCTCGTCTCCGCGGTCAACATGATCGACAAGCTCCCGCTCGACCGCGGCGACACCAAGGGTGACCTCTACGAGTACTTGCTCAGCAAGCTCACTACCGCCGGCATCAACGGCCAGTTCCGCACGCCTCGGCACATCATCCGCCTCATGGTCGATCTGCTGGAGCCCCAACCCGATTGGAAAATCGGCGACCCGGCCTGTGGCACCGGCGGCTTCCTCGTCGCGGTGATGGAATACCTGCTCCGCACGCACTCCTCGAAGGAAGGCATCATCAAGCAGACCGACGACGATGGCCGACCCGTCCTTGGTGAAGACGGCAAACCCGCCGTCATCTACACAGGCGACCTGTTGGAGCCGTACAAGAAGCACATCCAGAACGACATGTTCTTCGGCTTCGACTTCGACGCGACCATGCTCCGCATCGCCTGCATGAACATGATGCTTCACGGCGTCGAGAATCCCAGCATCCGCTACCAGGACACGCTCTCGAACTCCTTCCCCGACAGCACCGACCCGGTCACCAAGCGAGCAGCGGCCGACTTCTTCGACCTAATCCTCGCCAACCCGCCGTTTAAGGGCAGCCTCGACCACTCTGACGTGCATTCCTCGCTCACCGGCAAAGTTAAGACCCGCAAGACCGAGCTGCTCTTCCTCGTGCTGATGCTCCGTATGCTCAGGCTTGGCGGCCGCTGCGGCGTGATCGTGCCCGACGGCGTGCTCTTCGGCTCGTCCACGGCCCATCGCGCCCTGCGGGAGCTTTTGGTCGACGACAACCAGCTCGACGCCGTCATCAAGCTCCCGGCCGGCGTGTTCAAGCCCTACGCCGGCGTTTCGACCGCCCTGCTGCTCTTCACCAAGGGCGGCAAGACGGACAACGTCTGGTTCTATGACGTGCAGGCCGACGGCTACACGCTCGACGACAAGCGCGACAAGATCGGCGGCTCGACCGACTTCCAGGACATCGACGACTGCCGCAGTCGTTGGCCGAAGCGTAACCCGAAGAAAGACACCGACCGCAAGGATAAGGCGTTCTTCGTCCCCGCCGGCGAAATCCGCGATCCGAACTACGACCTGTCGATCAACCGCTACAAGGAGACAGTCTACGAAGAGCCGAAGTACGACTCGCCGAAGGCAATCCTAAAGCGGCTTCAGAAACTGAATGAGCAGGAAGGCGCGGACCTGCGCGCGCTGGAGGGCATGCTGAAGTGACGGCCACCGTTCCGATTGCGAAGGTAGCTAGGCTCAACCCGCCGACGCCGCGCGAGTTGTTCGACCATCCTGAGCGCGAAGTGAGCTTCGTGCCAATGGCACGGGTTGGCGAGGACGGGCGGCTTCACAACGGTGAGGCGCGAACAGTCGGCGAGTTGGCACAGGGCTACACCTACTTCGCGAACGGCGATGTAATCGTGGCCAAAATCACGCCCTGCCTCCAGAACGGTAAGGCCGCCTACGTTGAGGGGCTGAAGGGTGGGCATGGATTCGGTTCAACAGAGTTCCATGTCATTCGCCCAGGCCACACGCTCGACGGTCGCTACCTCTTCTACATGATTTGGAACCCGACATTTCGCCACTTCGGCGAGCAGCGATTCACCGGCTCAGCCGGTCAAAAGCGCATGCCGGCAAGCGCAGTCGCCGAGTTCGAGATTCCGATCCCGTACCCGGACGACCCGAAGCGGAGCCTCGCGGAGCAGAAGCGGATCGCGGCGATTCTGGACAAGGCGGACGCCATCCGCCGCCGCCGCCACGAAGCCGCCCGCCTAACCGACCACCTCATCCCGAGCCTGTTCTATGACATGTTCGGCGACCCGGTGACGAATCCGAAGGGGTGGCAGACTGAGAATCTCGACCAAGTGGCTCAGCTCGACCGAGGCCGATCGCGCCATCGGCCTCGCGATTGGCCGCCGCTCTACGGAGGCCCGTATCCACTTATTCAGACGGGCGACATCGCCAACTGCAATGGCGTCATCCGAGAATTCACGCAGACTTACTCCGAGGAGGGACTCGCACAGAGCAAGTTGTGGCCAAAGGGCACGCTCTGCATCACCATCGCAGCGAACATCGGCATGACTGGCATCCTCGCGTTCGACGCCTGCTTCCCGGACAGCGTGGTCGGCCTCGTTGCGGGCAAGCGCGTCACCATCGAATACGTCCGTGAGTGGTTCGTCGGAATCCAGAAGAACTTGGATCAGTCTGCACCGCAGGTCGCGCAGAAGAACATCAACCTTGCGATTCTGAACGCACTACAAATTCCGGTGCCCCCTAAGCACCTTCAGGAGCGATTTACGCGAATCGTCGGGGAGGTCCGGGAGTCGCAGGGGCACGCGTTAGCGGTTCGACAGGTTACCGACGACCTATTCAACTCGCTCGTCCACCGGGCGTTTCGAGGGGAGTTGTGAGTCTGGCAGTCAAGGCTCATGTTAGGGTCGCGGAGTGTCAGATTGGCAGTGCCGGTCTGGCGGGACAACGCCCGACCCAAAGTGTTCCGACGACGCGCATTACACAACATCTTGGGGCTGCACCAATCATAAACTCTTGCACAAGAATGAGTTACGCGATTTGCTCCAAGGCCGTGAATGTTAGGATCAAGTTTGGCACGCTGCTTGCTACGACTTGACCCAGTTTTGCCGCCGCGCCGGCGAATGGAGCGCGGCGACACGCCCGGATTGAACCAGCGCCGTCCTTGTTCGCGCGGGAGCGGAGGACGGGCAACACGGCGCTGTTGCACATAGCTCGTTTCCGACCGCGCCGCCGCGTGGCGGCGCGCAACCTCTTGTTGTCAGCACAATTCAGGAGTTCCGTCATGGCCAAAACGCCCGCCAACCAGGGAAAACAGTGGACGCCCGCCGAAGTCCGGCAGTTAGAGAAGCTCGCCGACCAGAACACGCCCACGCGCGTGATCGGCATCAAGCTCGGCCGCAGCGAGGACGCCGTCCGCTCGAAAGCCTCCGAAGAAAACGTCTCGCTCAAGCCAACGAACCAGTCGCCGTACAACCGGCAAAAAAAGTGAGGCTTGCTCGTGCCGCTCGACGTAGTTTCCAGTGCCGTCGGTTTCGTGGTCGGCGTTGCCACAGGCGCCGCCGGCTCGTATCTCGGGAACCGCCTCACCGACCGCAGGCGCGAACGAGAGAAGTCGACCGCCGATCGCAAGTCGTTTGCGTCAATCCGTGAGCAGATGCTGCCGCTGATTACGGAGATAAAGTCAGACCTGGAGGGCGAAGATGGCCAGGTCGTCCGCGAGTTCTTCATAATCGAGCGGCGCAGCATCGCGATGGGCCGCTCTTCTAAGCCGCGCTTCGCCTACTACGTCGAAGATCACCCACAGCTGCATGGCCAGCTCGAAATCCTTGAAAACCGCGGCTACATCATCGACGTTACGCCGGGCAATACACCGGTGTTCCGGATGACCGAGGAGTTCGTGGACCTGGTAAGGACCAGCACATGAGCGCAATCGCATCGGCGTCCAGCCTTGCTCCGAAGGAACACGCGTGGGAGCTAAACCTGGCGCGGAACATGCTCTTCGTCAGTCACGCGAATCCAGAGGACAACGTTTTCACCCAGTGGCTCGCGCTCCGCCTTGCCCGCGAGGGATTTCCGGTCTGGTGCGATCTCACGAAACTACTGGGCGGCGAGACGTTTTGGCGGGATATCGAGAAGGCGATCCGGGATCGCACTGCGAAGCTCCTCTTCGTGCTTTCAAGGAACTCGAACGTCAAGGACGGCGCCCTCAACGAGCTCAATCTGGGGCTTGGTATCGAGCGACGGGACAAGCTGACGGACTTCGTAATCCCCCTGCGGATCGATGACCTGCCATTCGGGGACATCAACATCGAGATTCGCCGCAAGAACGCAATCGACTTCTCGCAAAGCTGGGCCACCGGACTGGCGAAACTGCTGGAGAAGCTCGCCCAAGACAGCGTACCGACGGATCCTCGCTTTACCCCAGCCGCTGTTACGCAGTGGTGGCAGGGCTCACACGCCGGAAACGAACTGCTGGTTCAATCACAGGACATACATCTTTCGAACTGGTTTCCAATTGAGGCGCTGCCGACCGCCATTTTTGTTCACGAGCTTGGCGCTCACGCTACTTGGAACGGAAGCGCATGGGACTTGGACCAGCCCGCGCATCGAATCGGCGACCACACAGTGTCGTTTGCTCCCCGTTCGGACTTTGGCGAACTGTTCGGCCACAGTCATCAAGTTCTGCTTGACCACGCCTTAAATTCACACGACCCTGCCTTGCCGCTTACAGCTCGACAGTTCCGCGACAGCGTTGTTCACCTGCTAAGGCTCGCTTGGGACCGCGCCGTGGGCCAGCGCGGCCTGCCACACAAGGCGCTCGCACGCCGTCGTTCTGCATCGTATTTCTCGAAGGGACTCTATGACACGGCCCGAGTGTCTTTCGAACTTCCGGATGGTTTTTCTGGCTCCCGCGGTCTTGTGGGGCACAAGACGGTGTGGAGTGCGGCTTCGCAGAGAAAAGTGCGCCGATACTGGCATTATGGGCTCAGCGCCGACGCACGCCTCTTTCCCGTGTCGGTCCTCATCCTGAATGGGCACATCTTCTTTTCCAACGACGGAAAGACGATTTGGGATTCTCCGAAGCGATTGCACACGGCACGTCGCAGTCTTGGGAGCAGCTGGTGGAACGATGATTGGCGAGACCGACTGCTGGCGGCCGTGTCATGGATTGCGGATGGTAAACCGCACATTGCGCTACCGGTCGCGTCCAGTCAGAACATCCTGATTTCAACAACACCGGTGTCGTTCGAGGCCAGCATCTCCTACCGTGACAGTTTCGCTCGTCATGCGGAGTTGAACGAAGTTACGTTTGAAGACACCGAGCCGGCGGCTGAGCAGGACGACGAGGCAGACAACGGAGGTTCGGTCGATGCCTGAACTGCGATACATCAAGGAACCCGGCCTGCTCTTCCGGCACGATCAGGCTGTAGAGGACCCGCGAGATGGGTTGACGTTGTTCGGCCCTCTCGACGAGGGCAAACCCTACGGCATTCGTTGGGGGCTGATCGGGCCGGAGGACAGCCTTCAACGCGTTGAGCGGTGGGTGTCCGGCATTAACAGGCGCGTTGTCGATTCCGAGCCTGCTCGCTATGGCCGAAAACAGTCGCCAAGCGCTCGCGGGCCCGATCTCGCGCGCCCCCCGTATCCCGGATTTCACGCGGCGTTCGAGATTCCCTGGTCAAATA contains:
- the hsdR_1 gene encoding Type-1 restriction enzyme R protein, which codes for MKSLNFEFLRPKWKELALLGGFAEQYVGPDPASAAVKLRAFAEQVVELVWSAARLPRPAFQAHFNEKLNDASFQASVPRVVVSKLHALRIHGNKAAHGEVTSGQSARWLLREAFELGRWLLVAFGGGRQEDCPQFAEPTTAADDSKSKLQREKRAVLEKLAAQEVEMQRLLAELEAARTIAQTAQATTAELQEAFARGQAAADALSFDEAATRRRMIDEMLVSAGWDVGRGSASTATVVQELELPNQPTTSGIGYADYALLGDDGKPLAVIEAKKTAKDADQGRTQAKCYADGCEQKFGQRPVIFYTNGFDIWVWHDADGEPPRKIFGFYSKDSLEYAFFRRQHPLVPSEIAPSATIAGRLYQVEAVKRVTESFATKRRRALIVQATGTGKTRVAVSLCEALIRAKRARRILFLCDRRELRKQAANVFKQFLPGEPRTFVTATTSQDRDKRIYLATYPAMMKCYESFDVGFFDLVIADESHRSVYNRYRDLLLYFDALQVGLTATPRHLVSHNTYELFGREDNDPTAYYGLEDAVAQKYLVPFQVEEHTTDFLRRGIKYSQLDASQKQQLEEQEAEPQQIEFEQQQVDKAVFNKDTNRQILRNLMERGIRDATGTRAGKTIIFARNHNHAVLLQNLFDEMYPQYGGNFCRVIDNYDPRAEDLIDDFKGEGTNPDLAIAISVDMLDTGIDVPEIVNLVFAKPVYSYVKFWQMIGRGTRLRENLFGPGRDKTHFLIFDHWGNFDYFEEKYKPADISPPKSLLQRLFEQRIRLAEVALEKQDTAAFDLAISLIKQDIADLPERSVSIREKWKQVKNAQRDEILKQFDAVVKNVLRQDIAPLMQWRNIAGHEAAHQFDLRICQAQVAKLEAASRYADYSDDLRNQVEQLQMNLSQVRAKEGVIAEVRHSTFWTNATIADLDRARTELRGVMQYRTPSTGSAFTPKVIDIAEDDALIERKAHKVQLEGLELAAYRQRVQSVLDGLFADNPILQRIRAGESVAADELQSLAALVLAQDPALDLNDLLDYYPETAGHLDQAIRAIIGLDGQAVRERFEQFVQLHPALNSTQIRFLDMLQNHIARYGAITVERLYEDPFTTLHTDGLDGVFTDERTVQELLDILNKFSPSRPQGGATV
- a CDS encoding putative type I restriction enzymeP M protein, translating into MITGKLRNDIDKLWTEFWTGGITNPLTVIEQISFLMFSRLLDLSAAREEKKAARTGQKPHTAFEGPDDPRRWRSFKNLGGEQMLPLVRDEVFALFRKMGERGNGDRTTFGRYMADAQLMIQKPSLLVSAVNMIDKLPLDRGDTKGDLYEYLLSKLTTAGINGQFRTPRHIIRLMVDLLEPQPDWKIGDPACGTGGFLVAVMEYLLRTHSSKEGIIKQTDDDGRPVLGEDGKPAVIYTGDLLEPYKKHIQNDMFFGFDFDATMLRIACMNMMLHGVENPSIRYQDTLSNSFPDSTDPVTKRAAADFFDLILANPPFKGSLDHSDVHSSLTGKVKTRKTELLFLVLMLRMLRLGGRCGVIVPDGVLFGSSTAHRALRELLVDDNQLDAVIKLPAGVFKPYAGVSTALLLFTKGGKTDNVWFYDVQADGYTLDDKRDKIGGSTDFQDIDDCRSRWPKRNPKKDTDRKDKAFFVPAGEIRDPNYDLSINRYKETVYEEPKYDSPKAILKRLQKLNEQEGADLRALEGMLK
- a CDS encoding Type I restriction modification DNA specificity domain protein translates to MTATVPIAKVARLNPPTPRELFDHPEREVSFVPMARVGEDGRLHNGEARTVGELAQGYTYFANGDVIVAKITPCLQNGKAAYVEGLKGGHGFGSTEFHVIRPGHTLDGRYLFYMIWNPTFRHFGEQRFTGSAGQKRMPASAVAEFEIPIPYPDDPKRSLAEQKRIAAILDKADAIRRRRHEAARLTDHLIPSLFYDMFGDPVTNPKGWQTENLDQVAQLDRGRSRHRPRDWPPLYGGPYPLIQTGDIANCNGVIREFTQTYSEEGLAQSKLWPKGTLCITIAANIGMTGILAFDACFPDSVVGLVAGKRVTIEYVREWFVGIQKNLDQSAPQVAQKNINLAILNALQIPVPPKHLQERFTRIVGEVRESQGHALAVRQVTDDLFNSLVHRAFRGEL